The Hymenobacter sp. DG01 genome has a segment encoding these proteins:
- a CDS encoding glycoside hydrolase family 30 beta sandwich domain-containing protein, producing MQKTVLAVLLASGLSTAAFAQKSAPSPKAYSAAGRQVQVYTTANQTDLRLSATDKLSFKEVGQPLETQPTVFVDPTHTFQTMLGIGAALTDASAETFAKLPKARQQEFLQAYFSPTQGIGYTLGRTNINSCDFSSDIYTYVQDGDKDLKSFDIRHDEKYKMPFIKQATAAAGGKLTFYVSPWSPPAWMKDTKNMLQGGKLLPEFRQSWANYYVKFIKAYEKAGIPIWGLTVQNEPMAKQRWESCIFTAEEERDFVKNYLGPTLHKSGLKDKKLIGWDHNRDLMFQRAATLFDDPEASKYFWGLGYHWYETWTGSAMQFDNLRRVHETYPDKHLIFTEGCVEDFQLGNVQDWKLGERYGNSMINDFNAGTVAWTDWNILLDETGGPNHVGNFCYAPVIGDTRSGQLIYTNAYYYIGHFSKFIRPGARRIATASSRDVLQTTAFLNPDGKVAVVVMNQTDQEQPFQLWIKGQAAQATSRPRSIMTLVIN from the coding sequence ATGCAAAAAACTGTTTTAGCCGTGCTGCTGGCCTCCGGGTTGAGTACGGCCGCTTTCGCTCAGAAATCCGCACCCTCACCCAAAGCCTACTCAGCGGCCGGCCGTCAGGTGCAGGTGTACACCACCGCTAACCAAACCGACCTGCGCCTTTCGGCCACCGACAAACTTAGCTTTAAGGAGGTTGGTCAGCCCCTGGAAACCCAGCCTACGGTGTTCGTGGACCCTACCCATACGTTCCAGACTATGCTGGGCATAGGCGCGGCTCTCACCGACGCCTCGGCCGAAACCTTTGCCAAGCTGCCCAAAGCCCGGCAGCAGGAGTTTCTGCAGGCTTACTTCAGCCCCACTCAGGGCATCGGCTATACCCTGGGCCGTACCAACATCAACAGCTGCGACTTCTCCAGCGACATCTACACCTACGTGCAGGATGGTGACAAGGACCTGAAGAGCTTTGATATCAGGCACGACGAGAAGTACAAGATGCCGTTCATTAAGCAGGCCACGGCCGCGGCGGGCGGCAAGCTCACGTTCTACGTAAGTCCCTGGAGTCCGCCAGCCTGGATGAAGGACACCAAAAACATGCTGCAGGGCGGCAAGCTGCTGCCCGAGTTCCGCCAGAGCTGGGCCAACTACTACGTCAAGTTCATTAAGGCCTACGAGAAGGCAGGCATTCCCATCTGGGGCCTCACGGTGCAGAACGAGCCCATGGCCAAGCAGCGGTGGGAGTCGTGCATTTTTACAGCCGAGGAGGAGCGCGACTTCGTGAAAAACTACCTCGGGCCTACCCTGCACAAAAGCGGGCTTAAGGATAAGAAACTCATCGGCTGGGACCATAACCGCGACCTGATGTTCCAGCGGGCCGCTACCCTCTTCGATGACCCCGAAGCCAGCAAATACTTCTGGGGACTGGGCTACCACTGGTACGAAACCTGGACCGGCAGCGCTATGCAATTCGACAACCTGCGCCGCGTGCACGAAACCTACCCCGACAAGCACCTCATCTTCACGGAAGGCTGCGTGGAGGACTTCCAGCTGGGCAACGTGCAGGACTGGAAGCTGGGCGAGCGGTACGGCAACTCCATGATCAACGACTTCAACGCCGGCACCGTGGCCTGGACCGACTGGAACATTTTGCTCGACGAAACCGGCGGGCCCAACCACGTGGGCAACTTCTGCTACGCCCCCGTCATCGGCGACACCCGCAGCGGCCAGCTGATTTATACCAACGCCTACTACTACATCGGGCACTTCAGCAAGTTCATCCGCCCCGGCGCCCGGCGCATCGCCACCGCCTCCAGCCGCGACGTGCTGCAAACCACGGCCTTCCTGAATCCCGATGGCAAAGTGGCCGTGGTCGTCATGAACCAAACCGACCAGGAGCAGCCCTTCCAGCTCTGGATCAAGGGCCAGGCCGCCCAGGCCACCAGCCGCCCCCGCTCCATCATGACGCTGGTAATCAACTAA
- a CDS encoding glycoside hydrolase family 30 beta sandwich domain-containing protein yields MFTLPHAARTLAFLLALGVGAGCQRMPQTGAIPAKGTAAFWLTNPDKSVLFQPQTALRWNTATPAAGTPVIEIDEKQTFQTMDGFGYCLTGGSAELLHAMSPTARQAILRELFATDGNNIGVSYLRLSIGASDLDARVFSYDDLPTGQTDPTLARFSLAPDRQHLIPVLKEILAINPRIKLLGSPWSPPVWMKTNGESKGGSLKPEFYDAYARYFVKYIQGMKAEGIRLDAITVQNEPLHPGNNPSLLMLPEQQAEFVKRHLGPTFRQEKIDTKIIVYDHNADRPDYPLTILQDPEARKYVDGSAFHLYAGPIEALSQVHDAHPDKHVYFTEQWVGSKSRFEDNFPWHIRTLMIGATRNWARTVLEWNLAADPQQNPHTPGGCTECRGALTLDGNTVRREDAYYIIAHASKFVRPGSVRIASTDSETLPNVAFKTPAGQQVVLVQNNTASPQSFSLRYQTKHLASTLAPGAAGTYVW; encoded by the coding sequence ATGTTTACCCTTCCTCATGCCGCCCGCACCCTGGCCTTCCTGCTTGCGCTGGGGGTAGGCGCTGGCTGCCAGCGTATGCCCCAAACGGGCGCCATTCCCGCTAAAGGAACGGCCGCCTTCTGGCTGACCAACCCAGATAAATCCGTACTGTTTCAGCCCCAAACGGCCTTGCGCTGGAACACGGCCACCCCGGCGGCTGGCACGCCCGTGATTGAAATCGATGAGAAGCAGACCTTCCAGACCATGGATGGGTTTGGCTATTGCCTCACGGGCGGCAGCGCCGAGCTCCTGCACGCTATGAGCCCGACGGCGCGCCAGGCCATTCTGCGCGAGCTGTTCGCCACGGATGGAAACAACATCGGGGTCAGCTACCTGCGCCTGAGCATTGGGGCCTCCGACCTGGACGCCCGCGTGTTCAGCTACGACGACCTGCCCACCGGACAAACCGACCCCACCCTGGCCCGCTTCAGCCTGGCCCCCGACCGCCAGCACCTGATTCCGGTGCTCAAGGAAATTCTGGCCATCAACCCGCGCATTAAACTACTGGGCTCGCCCTGGTCGCCACCCGTCTGGATGAAAACCAACGGGGAGTCGAAGGGCGGCTCCCTGAAGCCGGAGTTCTATGATGCCTACGCCCGCTATTTCGTGAAGTACATCCAGGGAATGAAGGCGGAAGGCATCCGGCTGGATGCCATTACGGTGCAGAACGAGCCCCTTCACCCCGGCAACAACCCCAGTCTGCTCATGCTCCCCGAGCAGCAGGCCGAGTTTGTGAAGCGCCACCTGGGCCCCACGTTCCGGCAGGAGAAAATCGACACGAAAATCATCGTGTACGACCACAACGCCGACCGACCCGACTACCCCCTCACCATTCTCCAGGACCCCGAGGCCAGGAAATACGTCGATGGCTCGGCCTTTCACCTCTACGCCGGCCCCATTGAGGCCCTGAGCCAGGTGCACGACGCTCACCCTGACAAGCACGTGTATTTCACGGAGCAGTGGGTGGGCTCGAAAAGCAGGTTTGAGGACAATTTCCCCTGGCACATCCGCACCCTGATGATTGGGGCTACCCGCAACTGGGCCCGCACCGTGCTGGAGTGGAACCTGGCCGCCGACCCGCAGCAAAACCCACATACGCCGGGCGGCTGCACCGAGTGCCGCGGGGCCCTCACCCTGGACGGCAACACCGTTCGGCGCGAAGATGCCTACTACATCATTGCTCACGCCAGCAAGTTCGTGCGGCCGGGCTCGGTGCGCATTGCCTCCACTGATTCCGAAACGCTGCCCAACGTGGCTTTTAAAACCCCGGCCGGGCAGCAGGTAGTGCTGGTGCAGAACAACACCGCGTCTCCCCAGTCCTTCAGCCTACGCTACCAGACTAAACACTTGGCCTCCACCCTCGCTCCGGGCGCTGCCGGCACCTACGTATGGTAA
- a CDS encoding glycoside hydrolase family 30 beta sandwich domain-containing protein, which translates to MQLLTHIYPGVAAALLGGALLLTGCGGNAGSDPTPQPPTAPPPPTTTGPSQVALWLTTPDKTALFSKQAVTLNFKAGTSDNPTIDVDTTRTYQTIDGFGYSLTGGSAQLLNQMSASNRAALLKELFATDEGHIGTSYLRISIGASDLDERPFTYNDLPAGQTDLTLARFSLAPDQQHLIPVLKEILAINPSLKLLGSPWTAPPWMKTNGSYIGGSLRPEYYAVYAQYFVQYLRAMQAEGIRLDAITLQNEPLHGGNNPSMLMTASEQATFIRDHVGPALRAAGLSTKIILYDHNLDRPDYPLSILLDPEARQYVDGSAFHLYGGSISTMSQVHNAYPNKHVYFTEQWTGGPGNFAADLSWHLDNLIIGATRNWSRNVLEWNLAADQNYGPHTTGGCSTCLGALTISGNTVTRNSAYYTVAHAAKFARPGSVRIATNLPGTLPNVAFKTPSGQKVLIVLNTGASQTFDIRYRGQIVTTRLDGGAVGTYVW; encoded by the coding sequence ATGCAACTACTCACGCACATTTACCCGGGCGTTGCCGCGGCCCTGCTGGGTGGTGCCCTGCTCCTGACAGGCTGCGGCGGCAACGCCGGCTCCGACCCTACCCCCCAGCCCCCTACGGCACCGCCCCCACCTACTACGACCGGGCCCTCGCAGGTAGCGCTGTGGCTTACCACGCCGGATAAAACGGCCCTGTTCAGCAAGCAGGCAGTAACCCTGAACTTCAAGGCCGGCACGAGCGACAACCCCACTATTGACGTGGACACTACCCGCACTTACCAGACCATAGACGGCTTTGGCTACTCCCTGACGGGGGGCAGTGCCCAGCTGCTCAACCAGATGAGCGCCTCCAACCGCGCTGCCCTGCTGAAAGAGCTGTTTGCCACCGATGAGGGCCACATCGGAACCAGCTACCTGCGCATCAGCATCGGGGCATCGGATTTGGATGAGCGCCCCTTCACCTACAACGACCTGCCCGCCGGCCAGACCGACCTCACCCTGGCCCGCTTCAGCCTGGCCCCCGACCAGCAGCATCTCATTCCGGTGCTCAAGGAAATTCTGGCTATCAACCCCAGCCTCAAGCTGCTGGGCTCGCCCTGGACGGCCCCGCCCTGGATGAAAACCAACGGCAGCTACATTGGCGGCTCGCTGCGGCCCGAGTACTATGCCGTGTACGCCCAGTATTTTGTGCAGTACCTGCGGGCCATGCAGGCCGAGGGCATCCGGCTGGATGCCATTACGCTGCAGAACGAGCCCCTGCACGGGGGCAACAACCCCAGCATGTTGATGACGGCCTCCGAGCAGGCTACCTTCATCCGCGACCATGTGGGTCCGGCGCTGCGGGCGGCGGGCCTGAGCACCAAAATCATTCTCTACGACCACAACCTCGACCGGCCCGACTACCCCCTGAGCATTCTGCTGGACCCCGAGGCCCGGCAGTACGTCGATGGCTCGGCCTTTCACCTCTACGGGGGCTCTATTTCGACTATGAGCCAGGTGCATAACGCCTACCCCAACAAGCACGTGTATTTCACGGAGCAGTGGACCGGCGGCCCCGGCAACTTCGCCGCCGACCTGAGCTGGCACCTGGACAACCTCATCATCGGGGCTACCCGCAACTGGAGCCGCAACGTGCTGGAGTGGAACCTGGCCGCCGACCAGAACTACGGTCCGCACACCACCGGTGGGTGCAGTACCTGCCTGGGCGCCCTTACCATTAGCGGCAACACCGTCACGCGCAACTCGGCCTACTACACAGTGGCCCACGCGGCTAAGTTCGCGCGGCCGGGCTCGGTGCGCATTGCCACCAACCTGCCCGGCACCCTGCCGAATGTGGCCTTCAAAACCCCTTCCGGCCAGAAAGTGCTCATCGTGCTTAATACGGGCGCGTCCCAAACGTTCGACATCCGGTACCGCGGCCAGATAGTTACTACCCGGCTCGACGGAGGAGCCGTCGGGACGTACGTCTGGTAA